A window from Gammaproteobacteria bacterium encodes these proteins:
- a CDS encoding HAD family hydrolase, with translation MNGLILLDWGNTLMRDDPTARGPMCDWPSVHAMPDAEAALRYMASHVPLALASGARDSDAAQIRRALARVGLDQWFERIFVGSEIGCGKSAEFYRRIAAELSLAPSRVVMIGNDLQQDVRSAREAGMYACWVPDNGATTADEPRLTLQQAAQRAVAWLATI, from the coding sequence ATGAATGGATTGATTCTGCTCGACTGGGGAAACACGCTGATGCGTGATGATCCCACGGCCCGTGGGCCGATGTGTGACTGGCCCAGCGTGCACGCGATGCCGGACGCCGAGGCTGCGCTGCGCTACATGGCCAGTCATGTTCCGCTGGCCCTGGCCAGTGGTGCTCGGGATTCGGATGCGGCGCAGATTCGCCGGGCGTTGGCGCGGGTCGGGCTGGATCAATGGTTTGAGCGGATTTTTGTCGGCAGCGAAATCGGTTGTGGAAAGTCGGCTGAATTTTATCGCCGTATCGCCGCCGAGCTGTCGTTAGCGCCATCCCGCGTGGTGATGATTGGTAATGATTTGCAACAGGATGTGCGCAGTGCACGCGAGGCAGGCATGTACGCCTGTTGGGTGCCCGATAATGGGGCGACGACCGCCGATGAACCACGTTTAACCCTGCAACAGGCGGCACAGCGCGCAGTGGCG